The Candidatus Minimicrobia sp. QA0096 DNA segment AAGTGAAGTCTTTACCGACTTCGTGCTGAACGGCTCTCAAAACGGCTGTCTTAAGCCCAGAGAAGGAGAAATCGTATTCGCCGGATAATTTGGCAATAGGTAAATGGAACGTGTGCGGATCGCCAAGTTCGGCGGCTTTGGCGATGGCTGGGCCGCCAGGATACGGCAAACCGATGATTTTAGCAACTTTATCAAACGCTTCGCCAACCGCGTCGTCTTGAGTTTGACCTATGAGCTGATAATCTCCGTGATTTTTAAATAGGACAAGTTGTGAATGCCCGCCTGAAACGATCAACGAAAGCATAGGGAATGACGGCTGCTGTTTCGGCAATGTTAGAGATAAATTGTCGGATTGCTTATTGATAAAATTGGCGTACACGTGAGCTTCTACGTGATGAATCTTAAAGAGCGGCTTATTATGGATAATAGCGAGAGTTCTAGCGGCGAGAGTGCCGATTAATAGCGAGCCAATAAGCCCCGGCGCGTAAGTAACGGCGATGGCGTCAATATCATCCCAAGTACAATTTGCGTCAGACAAAGCTTTTTTAATGACGGGATTTACAACTTCCAAATGACTACGCGCGGCAATTTCTGGAATAACTCCGCCGTATTCTGCATGAATATCAATTTGAGAATTGACGACATTTGAAAGCAAGCGTTCGCCATCTTCAACGATTGACGCCGCTGTTTCGTCGCAACTGGATTCAATTCCCAAAATCCTCATTTGCTTTTATTATAGCAAATATAAGTGGTAAAATGGGTATTATGAAAAACGAGTTGGTAAAAATTGCTAGAAAAACGCTACCTCAAGGAGCTTTGGAAAAAACCGAAAACGCCTATAGAGTTGCGCGCACGAAGATGATTAGCCTAAGATATGGCAATCCAGCTCGTGGCTTGAGAATTATTGCAGTAACAGGGACGAACGGGAAAACTACGACTGCTTGTTATATCAATGAGATCTTGAAAGAAGCTGGTTTTAAGACTGCATTATTTACGACGGCGGTGATTGAAATTGCTGGCAAGGAAAAGATAAATGATTTGAATGCGACAGTTCCGACTGTAGCGAGGCTATTCAGCTTTTTCCAGACAGCTCAGCGTGAAGGCGTGGAATATGTGATTTTAGAGGCAACAAGTCACGCTTTATCACAGCATAAGTTTGACGGCGTGCCAATTGAAGCGGCGGTGATGACTAATTTGACTCAAGACCATTTGGATTATCACAAGACGATGGAAGCTTACGCGGCGGCTAAGGCTAAGTTGTTTGAGAAAAAACCGAAATATATCGTGCTGAATCGCGATGACGAGTGGTTTGAATATTTTGATAAGTTTACGGCTTCTGGCGAGAAAATGACTTACGGAACGAATCCGGAAGCTGAAGCTCACTTGACGCACGTTAAGTTATATAAAAAGGGAACAGAGGCGAGTCTGCTGATTGATCATCAAACTCATTTGGAGTTGGCGACTAATTTGCCTGGCGAATTTAACGTGATGAATATGTCGGCTGCGGTGTCGTTGGCATATTTGTTGGGGATAAAGTTGGAAGATATCCAAGAGGGCGTGGCGAATTTGGAAGCGATTCCTGGACGATTCGAGCGAGTAGAAAATAAGATTGGAATTGATATTATTGTGGATTATGCTCACACGCCAGACGCGTTGGAAAAATTGCTAAAAACCACTCATAAAATTACCAAGGGGCGATTAACTTTGGTGTTTGGTGCGTGTGGTGACAGAGATAAGACAAAGCGACCGATTATGGGCGAGCTGGCGGCTAATTTGGCAGATAGGATTTTTCTAACTGACGAGGAAAGCTATAACGAAAATCCAGATGAAATTCGGGCAATGATTCGTCAGGGAATTGAGCGAACGAAAAAGGCTCATAAAATGACGGAAATTGCTGATCGAAAACAGGCGATTTATCAAGCTCTGAGGTCGGCTGTTCGTGGCGATACGGTTCTGATTACGGGTATGGGTCATGAGCAGTACCGAATTGTGAATGGCAAGCGAATTCCGTGGAACGACAAGAAAGTCGTTCAGGAAATTATTTCTGAGATTGAGAAAAAGAGTCGTAAAATTTCGCTTTAATCTGTTTCCAGCTTTGTGATTGGCGAACTAATTTTTCTACATCGCTTGGGTCGAGCAGCAATTCTTTCACGGCGTCTTCAAGGTAAATGCCGCCCTGTGAGCCTTTGAATAGAATTGTCGTATCTTTAATGTCGCTATTTTTCAGGAATTCTCCAGCTTCAAGCGCCGTGTCAAAAGAAATTACTTTACAGCCATTTTTTTCAGCGATTGGCGCGAGGTGTTTCTTAGCCATTTTACCGACAGTGATGAGCGATTCTAGCTGTTTAGGGTCGCAAATTTCACCGATTTTTTTATGCTCCGATTCGGATGTTTCGCCCAGTTCATTCATATCTCCCAATACGGCAATCTTGTGATCGGCGGAGATGGAATAGAGTGTTTTTAGCGAATTTTCCATGGCAATAGGGCTGGCGTTGTAAGTGTCGTCCAGTAATGTGCAACCGCGTATGCCACGTAAAATATTCATTCTGCCTGAAACTGGTCTGATTTTTGTTAAAGCCGATGCAACTTCTTCAATATTCATTCCGCAAGCCAATCCCGCCGCCGCCGCGCCAGTGATTGAGCGGATGTTGTGTTTGCCCAATACAGAAATATTTATATCCTGAGAAGTTTTTTCGGAGTGTCTTAAATTGACAATACAGCCAGTATCTGTAGTCTTTTTAATTTCCAGGAAAACATCAGCGGATCCATCGCCGTAACTTACGCGATTTCCAACTATGAGATTATGATATTTTTCATCGATATCGTGAAGGTTGAAGATGGTTTTTTTAGCGACCTGGCTAATGGACAGTTCCTCATGAGCTACCGTATCCATATTTTTGAAAAACTCCATATGTTCAGGTGCAACAGAGGTAATTATGGCAATGTCGGGCTGGATATAGCGCATAAAAGTAGCCATTTCACCAGGGCAATCAATACCACATTCTTGAATAATTATATCTGGAGATTCGGGGTTTTTTATGCTGGCGTGTGCTGCGGAGAAGACTTTTAGCCAGGCTAGGGGAGATTTGGCGTTTTTTGGCCCGTCTACGCCTAAGATTTCCAGCGGCGCACTTAAGGTTGTGTTCAAATTGCCACGACTATGGCGCACGGTGAATTTTTCTGATAGAACAGTGGCGGTTGCTGATTTTACGCTAGTTTTACCAACGCTGCCGACTACAGCAATTAGTTTAGTGTCAGGATGAGATTTAAGATATTTTTTTACATAAGAGCCGAGAATTGTTTCTAAGAGATGTTTGAATAATTGCATGGAGTTATTATAACAGATTGAGGAACAGTAGGGAGAAGGGTGTGAGGTTGCCTCTTTAATGATTTTATGGTATTATAGCAACCATTGTATGGAGATTGCTAGAGAATCAGGAGTAGCTGAGATTGCTTGGGGGATTGTTGAATCTTCCGAATACCAAGAAAGACTGCGTGAAATTGTATTAGGAATAGGGCGAGCTGCAACCAGAGATTTTAATCCGGAAAGTTCATATCGATTAGTGGATAGATATGTCGCGTCAGGTGTGGCGGATGATACTTTAAGAGAAAGAAGCGACACAGACAAAATGCCGAAAGATAGAGTGCTGGAGTTGATACAGATCATGCCTTATTGGATTCGATCGGAGGAGAATCTCGAGTCTTATAGGAACGGGGCATTTTATGAACGTAATAATAAGATAAAAGAAAAAGAGACGGTCGTAGCCTTTAATAAAATTCTGCGGACTATTATCAGCGAAGGACAATACACTCGTAAGTCAGAGCTTATATCGGATATTGAAAATGCTATGAATCATCTTGATTATAGTGATAAAGAGGTTAAAAATGCGCATAGATTTTTAAATTATGTAATTAATGGTATGCGCCATGAAATCGCCGCTGAGATGGCCCTAAATGAGGTTGAGGGAGTACAAGCTGTTTATACATCTAGCGTTGAAGGCGACCTTGCTGGGACTGATATTTTGGTTGAATATGTAAGAGACGGTAATATATATGTATTTGGTTTTGATATAAAATCAACGAAAACCGCAGCACGTAAGGCTAATAATGATAAGTATTGCATGGACTACCGTGCTATCTGGTCTGGCTTTAATCACAAGGCTGGTGACTTTGGCTATGATGAAGATGGCTTAATTCCTAAGAAGCGTGTTATTAGAGGAAAGATTTCATATTATAAGGGTGTTCTTGAAGAGATGGTCAGAGAAGAAGATTGTAAAAGACAAAATAATTAGCACTCACACTTGACGAGTGCTAATTTGTTGCGCTACAATAAATGTATTGTTAACGAAATGGAGGATAACGTGAGTACACCTATTAAGCCTCTTGGCGACCGTGTTGTAGCGGTGCGTGAAGAAGCAAAGACTCAGACAGCGAGCGGAATTTACTTGCCTGATAACGCTAAAGAAAAGCCAGTAGTTGCGGAAGTTAAAGCAGTTGGCGGCGATGTGAAGAACGTCAAAGTCGGTGATCGAATTGTCTATAAGGAATATTCGACTACGGATTTGAAAATTGACGGCACGGAATATTTGGTTGTTCGCGAAGAAGATATTTTAGCAACGGTTGTTGGATAAAAAGGGGAGTTTAATTATGGCAAAAAAAGTTTTTTATGATGACGATGCGCGAAATCGCGTGCTTGGCGGCGCTAAGTCACTATACGACGCAGTTAAGGTAACTT contains these protein-coding regions:
- the tsaD gene encoding tRNA (adenosine(37)-N6)-threonylcarbamoyltransferase complex transferase subunit TsaD encodes the protein MRILGIESSCDETAASIVEDGERLLSNVVNSQIDIHAEYGGVIPEIAARSHLEVVNPVIKKALSDANCTWDDIDAIAVTYAPGLIGSLLIGTLAARTLAIIHNKPLFKIHHVEAHVYANFINKQSDNLSLTLPKQQPSFPMLSLIVSGGHSQLVLFKNHGDYQLIGQTQDDAVGEAFDKVAKIIGLPYPGGPAIAKAAELGDPHTFHLPIAKLSGEYDFSFSGLKTAVLRAVQHEVGKDFTFPSHELPALVDDELRRNMAASFQYTAIKTLVNKTKKAFDNFQPASVVIAGGVAANQELRRQLREALPIDIEYAPIQLCTDNAAMIATLGYFRSQIDEPTDPYDLEVQPSLSMTAI
- a CDS encoding UDP-N-acetylmuramoyl-L-alanyl-D-glutamate--2,6-diaminopimelate ligase, with amino-acid sequence MGIMKNELVKIARKTLPQGALEKTENAYRVARTKMISLRYGNPARGLRIIAVTGTNGKTTTACYINEILKEAGFKTALFTTAVIEIAGKEKINDLNATVPTVARLFSFFQTAQREGVEYVILEATSHALSQHKFDGVPIEAAVMTNLTQDHLDYHKTMEAYAAAKAKLFEKKPKYIVLNRDDEWFEYFDKFTASGEKMTYGTNPEAEAHLTHVKLYKKGTEASLLIDHQTHLELATNLPGEFNVMNMSAAVSLAYLLGIKLEDIQEGVANLEAIPGRFERVENKIGIDIIVDYAHTPDALEKLLKTTHKITKGRLTLVFGACGDRDKTKRPIMGELAANLADRIFLTDEESYNENPDEIRAMIRQGIERTKKAHKMTEIADRKQAIYQALRSAVRGDTVLITGMGHEQYRIVNGKRIPWNDKKVVQEIISEIEKKSRKISL
- a CDS encoding UDP-N-acetylmuramoyl-tripeptide--D-alanyl-D-alanine ligase, encoding MQLFKHLLETILGSYVKKYLKSHPDTKLIAVVGSVGKTSVKSATATVLSEKFTVRHSRGNLNTTLSAPLEILGVDGPKNAKSPLAWLKVFSAAHASIKNPESPDIIIQECGIDCPGEMATFMRYIQPDIAIITSVAPEHMEFFKNMDTVAHEELSISQVAKKTIFNLHDIDEKYHNLIVGNRVSYGDGSADVFLEIKKTTDTGCIVNLRHSEKTSQDINISVLGKHNIRSITGAAAAGLACGMNIEEVASALTKIRPVSGRMNILRGIRGCTLLDDTYNASPIAMENSLKTLYSISADHKIAVLGDMNELGETSESEHKKIGEICDPKQLESLITVGKMAKKHLAPIAEKNGCKVISFDTALEAGEFLKNSDIKDTTILFKGSQGGIYLEDAVKELLLDPSDVEKLVRQSQSWKQIKAKFYDSFSQSQK
- a CDS encoding co-chaperone GroES, yielding MSTPIKPLGDRVVAVREEAKTQTASGIYLPDNAKEKPVVAEVKAVGGDVKNVKVGDRIVYKEYSTTDLKIDGTEYLVVREEDILATVVG